A single region of the Amphiprion ocellaris isolate individual 3 ecotype Okinawa chromosome 4, ASM2253959v1, whole genome shotgun sequence genome encodes:
- the LOC111587339 gene encoding uncharacterized protein LOC111587339, with amino-acid sequence MAVSVSRDLTVQVLEDVNTVKLTDRQQALRAAIQRGEPKCLGVSQVMLGLMVMSYSIPLHFTEFTEVVTLGVPWWSGLMFVTAGVVAIVLDKNCTMKFLQLCLMVTVVSVVLSVVAVIIYSVDMDKHPEVPCVKTIHDGCNDEHYATRLSRGLKSSLLLFTLAQTAISAILSFLLFRQRRSFGQYASLTSAGPPTPTALIPPDFN; translated from the exons ATGGCCGTGTCCGTCTCCAGGGATCTAACCGTTCAGGTGCTGGAAGATGTGAATACTGTGAAGCTGACTGACCGACAACAGGCACTGCGAGCTGCTATCCAAAGAGGAGAACCGAAATGTCTGGGG gtgaGTCAGGTGATGCTGGGGTTGATGGTCATGTCCTACTCCATTCCTCTTCACTTCACCGAGTTCACTGAGGTGGTCACTCTGGGGGTTCCTTGGTGGAGCGGCCTGATG TTCGTCACAGCGGGAGTGGTCGCTATCGTCTTGGACAAAAACTGCACCATGAAGTTT ctgcagctgtgtttgatGGTGACTGTGGTGTCCGTTGTGCTGTCAGTGGTGGCTGTGATCATCTATTCCGTGGACATGGACAAGCATCCTGAGGTGCCTTGTGTCAAGACGATACATGACGGCTGCAACGACGAACACTACGCCACG AGGCTAAGCAGGGGTTTGAAGTCgtctctccttctcttcactCTGGCCCAGACAGCCATCTCTGCCATCCTTAGCTTCCTACTCTTCCGACAGAGACGCAGCTTCGGGCAGTATGCC tCTCTCACTTCAGCTGGTCCTCCGACCCCCACAGCTCTGATACCCCCCGACTTCAACTGA
- the LOC129348796 gene encoding vacuolar protein sorting-associated protein 37C-like, with translation MEKLQDLSQSELQELLDNPERVESMALESDEIQNIQLEREMALASNRSLAEQNLDMKPRLETQKELLVERYSQLEAVRETYRQHSSLRDGMVGQVSPQALFSRLQTEGGKTEAESEALADEFLDGSLPLDSFLDRFLSLRSLAHKRRVRIEKLQEILRQRSESTSAAMTSSSGVISQDAASTPSPWNQHTTTASTTNQQQPSSKPPSSSYQNASHPASSSAGASSGLPYSPYPISPPNPPPAAAAAAAANPPSQFPPYPGSGSPFNPTGSYSGPRPAFGPPASAACPYPTQPSFPAPHGGSAFGQYTPNHPQSGPAPYPASYSYGGYSYPAGPAYSNSQSPTGRPIYRPGYGVPQQYS, from the exons ATGGAGAAGCTCCAGGATCTCAGCCAATCggagctgcaggagctgctggacAACCCGGAGAGGGTGGAGTCTATGGCGCTGGAGTCCGATGAG ATCCAGAACATCCAGCTGGAAAGAGAGATGGCGTTGGCGTCGAACCGCAGCCTGGCTGAGCAGAACCTGGACATGAAGCCTCGTCTGGAGACACAAAAGGAGCTGCTGGTGGAGAGATATTCTCAGCTGGAGGCCGTCAGAGAAACCTACAGACAACACAGCTCCCTGAGAG ATGGGATGGTGGGCCAGGTGTCTCCACAGGCGTTGTTCTCCAGACTACAGACAGAGGGCGGCAAAACGGAGGCAGAGTCAGAG GCTCTAGCCGATGAGTTTCTGGACGGGTCTCTGCCGTTGGACTCCTTCCTCGACCGTTTCCTCTCCCTGCGCTCTCTCGCCCACAAAAGACGTGTGCGGATAGAGAAACTCCAGGAGATCCTGCGACAGAGAAGCGAGAGCACTTCCGCCGCCATGACGTCATCATCGGGCGTCATCAGCCAGGACGCCGCCTCCACGCCCTCCCCGTGGAATCAGCACACGACGACGGCCTCCACCACCAATCAGCAGCAGCCGAGCTCCAAACCTCCGTCCTCCAGCTACCAGAACGCCTCTCATCCAGCCTCGTCGTCTGCAGGGGCATCCTCTGGGCTGCCCTACAGCCCCTACCCCATCTCCCCGCCGAACCCTCCCCCtgcggcagcggcagcggcgGCGGCCAACCCGCCGTCACAGTTCCCTCCTTACCCAGGTTCAGGCTCGCCCTTCAACCCAACAGGGAGCTACTCCGGCCCAAGGCCCGCTTTTGGGCCTCCAGCCTCAGCCGCCTGTCCTTACCCAACTCAGCCCTCCTTCCCCGCCCCTCACGGAGGCTCAGCGTTCGGCCAGTACACCCCCAACCACCCCCAAAGCGGTCCTGCCCCCTACCCGGCCTCCTACAGCTACGGGGGCTACAGCTACCCAGCAGGGCCCGCCTATTCCAATTCTCAGTCGCCAACGGGGAGACCCATCTACAGACCAGGATATGGAGTTCCACAGCAGTACTCTTGA